aatacgcctacgaataagggagaataaaaccactatgtactagccttctaccctaatgtgtgtcctccacaccctcctatctagggtcatgtcctcggtaagtcgtaaatgcgccatgtacTGTcagatcacctctccccaatatttcttcggcctacccctacctcttctgaaaccattcatggccagcctctcacatctccgcactggtgcatctgggactctcctcttcacatgcccaaaccatctcagtcgcgtttcccgcatcttgtcttccaccgaggccactcctaccttttctcgaatagcctcatttctaatcttgtcactcctcgtatgcccacacatccatctcaacattcttgCTTCCtggaaaataaaatgaaaaaaataagataatctTATTAACAAATGGTGTCAGCTAATTTGTagttctttgcaattttattcttatttttatgtcTTTAAGAAGTTTGTTTCTCAATAACCAAAACTATTATCCCAAAAACAGTGGAAGAATTTGGCAAATAACTATTTTTCATACcgctaataaggttttaactatcgttttaaaaatgatttagtCTTCAGACACTTTTTAGTATGGAAATAACATTTTGACAAAAATATTCCTAGCTAAAACAcggaaaaacttgagaaatttttTATCGGAATTTgaactaatatttatttaaataaataaagatttgAACTCCATAAATCGTTCATCGAATTTGATACTCCAAGAAATTTTCACACTTAAATTGCGAAAGTTTTAACTTCATTAATCGTTTATGGAATGTGAATTAATAAAAGTTCATTCATGGAGTTTGCTCCACGTGTTAATTAGGTGAATTTTTTGTGCAGATATTACATCTTAAAaagcttttttcttttttttgtaataACATTTCAAAAGGTGGCTAAATattactccctctattccatattaattgaatttttgaggaatttttcattgttcaaaataattgaattgttcaaagttcaagatggatgtttgaaacttttttcatatttgccctttcatttattgaagttttatattttctaagagataaatcacactacttgcaaagttatatttatgaatttACAAAAAGCAATAGTGGAaagtatgattcaaattatgtctttaaatatttttcttaatatatatatacattgttttataaattcagttaatattgaatagagagagtaataagTAGTCCTAAAGCCATCTATCTTCACGTAACACACATCGCAAAAGTAGTCCGTTGAAAGATTGTTGATCGAGGACATCATCAAttcatcataataataatagtatacAATTTTCGAACCATCCCTAATTTTTTCCAAAACAACGGGGTCCCCGAAAGTAGAGCCCAATAGGCAAACTACTGGCCCATTTACAAAACTGACAGCCCATTTAGTATAGAAATCCAATCTACTTGTCCCAAAATTATATGTAGAGATTTTTTTAGGAATCACATAGTGTTAATGTATAGTGCAGAGGAGggttaattatcatttttttaggAATCACATAGTGTTAATGTATAGTGCAGAGGAGGGTTAATTATTCAGATACATTAATTTAGTAATTCGAATATATTAATTAGAGTTTTATGTATCAGCAAGtaacatttaaagcatgatacattgaacataaagataatttatgaatcaaaattaatatatttggattactgaattaatgaaTTCGGatgaaaagaagaaatttttaaaattttttaaaatggataaAAGTAAgggaaaatatgataaataaaggGGTGCAATTAGGTATTTTttccaaataatatttttgaaaaagatcTAGTAGGGCTTTAGCCTTTTTTAGGGGGTTTTACCAAGAGTGAAAATCCAGATAAGGTGCCAAAATATCCACAAAATAGATGCATTTCCATTGAAGCTCCAAATCCAAACTCTTCTATGGCTGCAAAATTCTCTACTGGTCTAGACATCCATTGCAGCATACCTTACAGTTCAGACACAAAGCTTCTTTATGGTTCTTCTTCCACCAAACCATCAAGATTAGCCATCAAAAGATTCACTATTCTTTGCAATTCCACTTCAAAATCTCCAAAACCAAATCTAAATCTTGAATTTGATTCTTCAAGAAAAAGCCCCTCTCTTTCTGAACAACTAAAGCCACTTTCCAACACCATTCTTGATGACCCACCAAACCAGGCAAGAATTCTTTCTAAACCAAAGTCTACTTGGGTAAACCCCACTAGACCTAAACCTTCTGTGTTGTCTTTACAGcgtcagaagaggtcttcttaCTCTTATAATCCTCAAATTAGGGATCTTAAGAATTTTGCTAGGAGGTTGAGTGAGTGTCACTTTTCTGATGATGCTTTCTTGGCTGTTCTTGAAGATATCCCACATCCACCCACTAGAGATAATGCTTTGTTGGTGCTTAATAGCTTGAGGCCATGGCAAAAgactctttttttcttcaattggATCAAGACCCGGAATTTGTTTCCACTTGAAACTATCTTTTATAATGTTGCTATGAAGTCTTTGAGGTTTGGGAGGCAATTTCAGCAGATTGAGGAACTAGGTTTTGAGATGATTGAAAGTGGGATTGAGTTGGATAACATTACTTATTCTACTATTATCACTTGTGCTAAAAGGTGTAATCTTTTTGACAAGGCAGTGGAGTGGTTTGAGAGGATGTATAAGACTGGTTTGATGCCTGATGAAGTCACTTATTCTGCAGTTTTGGATGTGTATGCTCAGTTGGGAAAGGTTGAGGAGGTAATGAGCTTGTATGAGAGAGGGAGAGCTAGTGGATGGACTCCAGACCCTGTTGCTTTTGCTGTGTTGGCTAAAGTGTTTGGTGCAGCTGGGGATTATGATGGTATTAGGTTTGTGTTGCAAGAAATGAAGTCACTTGAAGTGCAGCCCAATTTGGTTGTGTATAATTCATTGTTAGAAGCAATGGGCAAGGCAGGGAAGCCTGGTTTGGCTAGGAGTCTATTTGAGGAAATGGTGGATTCAGGGCTTACCCCGGATGCGAAGACATTAACAGCATTAATCAAGATTTATGGGAAAGCAAGGTGGGCTATAGATGCTTTGGATCTTTGGGAAAGAATGAAGTCTAATGGATGGCCTATGGACTTCATTTTATACAATACATTGTTGAGTATGTGTGCAGATCTTGGGTTGGAGGAAGAGGCCGAGACGTTGTTTGAAGATATGAGGAAGTCGGAGCATTGTAGACTTGATAGTTGGAGCTATACAGCAATGCTTAACATATATGGAAGCGTAGGAAATGCAGAGAAAGCTATGGCATTGTTCGAGGAAATGTCTAAAGTAGGGATCGAGATTAACGTTATGGGATGCACTTGTTTGGTTCAGTGCTTTGGTAGAGCAaagaggatagatgatttggtCAAGGTGTTTGAAGTTTCAGTACAGAGAGGAGTCAAGCCAGATGATAGACTTTGTGGATGCTTGCTTTCAGTTGTATCCTATTGCAAGGGCGACGATGCAGATAAGGTCCTTGCTTGTCTACAACAAGCTAATCCAAGATTGGTAACCTTTGTCAAGATGCTAGAAAATGAGAGCACTAGCTATGACATGGTGAAAGAAGAGTTCAGGTCCATACTGACTAATACATCAGATGATGCTAGAAGGCCCTTCTGTAATTGTCTAATTGATATATGCAGAAACAGAAATCGCGCAGAGAGGGCTCACGAGCTCCTCTACTTGGGAACTGTATATGGACTATACCCAGGTTTGCATACTAAGACACCAGAAGAATGGCGATTGAACGTTCGAGCACTATCTGTTGGTGCAGCTCAAACGGCATTTGAAGAATGGATGAGAACACTGGCTAGAATTGTGCAAAGCGAAGAGCCCTTGCCGGAAGTGTTATCGGCAAACACAGGAGCTGGTACTCACAAGTTCTCACAGGGTTTGGCAAATGCCTTCGCTTCTCATGTGGAGAAGTTTGCTGCTCCTTTCAAACAGAGTGAAGAAAAGGCTGGTTTCTTCATTGCAACTCGTGAAGATGTTGTGTCATGGGTCCAATCAAAGACAGCTGCAACTgcttaaatcatttttttttacttagttGAAATTACTAATTAGGATTATGCCTTTCAATTGAACTTGATTGATGTACTTTGGGTAACTGAAATTATGCTGCCAGTTATCTTACAAAGAAAGTACTGAAACTTATATGCATAAAGATATCTAAGTGTTTCTTTCTTTCCCAATGCCCCATTTGTATGATGAACTTTACACAAGGGTATCAACAACACTTTTCCTCTCTTCTGTAAAAACCGCATTGGTGGAAATCCACCTCCAAAATACAGATTTTCGCCTAAAGCTCTGTAACTAACCACCAACAAGCACTTCTCTTTTGGCTTTAAAATGTAAAGATGAGGGggacaaaaaaagaaagaaaaaacgaACTCGAATGAATGAAAGTATCCTCTATGCAAAATCTATGCAAAAAGATACTGATTCTTTCTTCTACACAAGTTCTACTTTCAGTGTAGCGGACGCGCTACACTGAGCCTTCCCCAATATCTAGCACTAGTTTTGGCTGTTTGTCAAGAGGATAAGCAGACCACTGTGCTTATGTTGACTTCAAATGATCCTCAAAACGCCCATCCTGGTGGTCGGGGGTACCACCACGGCTCCTCAAGAAACTGGGTGATTATCCAGCTTCCTCGCTTTTCCAAAGATCTCAACCCAAGATCAAAACTGCAGCAGCACTACACATGGATATCATCGCTGCACAGATGCCACCAGTTGTAAAAACTCAGAGGTATTTCCCCGACGACTTCCATATTCTTCCTTCAAGAGATATCACCATAACAGTAACATCGTCATGGTACTTCCTGCGGTCTCCTTGAGGGATATCCAGCAATTCATGCAATTCCATTCCTGCAGACAAAATTAAATCTGCTTGAGAACAGGTGTCTGGCATGTCATAAccgaaaaaaataatcatacaGAGGGTCCAGCATAAGATAACCATGAAACCAAGTTTCTCCATATTTAGAAGAAACTTTTTATTATTGGTTATAAAATTCTACGCAGTAGAATCAAGCTGCCAAGCATACTATTGTGAAAACGGAGCCTAAGCAAATATTAATCTTCATATTCCACAGCTATACAAAGCTTGGATAAGCATGCCATTAATAG
The genomic region above belongs to Solanum dulcamara chromosome 5, daSolDulc1.2, whole genome shotgun sequence and contains:
- the LOC129889719 gene encoding pentatricopeptide repeat-containing protein At5g46580, chloroplastic, translated to MAAKFSTGLDIHCSIPYSSDTKLLYGSSSTKPSRLAIKRFTILCNSTSKSPKPNLNLEFDSSRKSPSLSEQLKPLSNTILDDPPNQARILSKPKSTWVNPTRPKPSVLSLQRQKRSSYSYNPQIRDLKNFARRLSECHFSDDAFLAVLEDIPHPPTRDNALLVLNSLRPWQKTLFFFNWIKTRNLFPLETIFYNVAMKSLRFGRQFQQIEELGFEMIESGIELDNITYSTIITCAKRCNLFDKAVEWFERMYKTGLMPDEVTYSAVLDVYAQLGKVEEVMSLYERGRASGWTPDPVAFAVLAKVFGAAGDYDGIRFVLQEMKSLEVQPNLVVYNSLLEAMGKAGKPGLARSLFEEMVDSGLTPDAKTLTALIKIYGKARWAIDALDLWERMKSNGWPMDFILYNTLLSMCADLGLEEEAETLFEDMRKSEHCRLDSWSYTAMLNIYGSVGNAEKAMALFEEMSKVGIEINVMGCTCLVQCFGRAKRIDDLVKVFEVSVQRGVKPDDRLCGCLLSVVSYCKGDDADKVLACLQQANPRLVTFVKMLENESTSYDMVKEEFRSILTNTSDDARRPFCNCLIDICRNRNRAERAHELLYLGTVYGLYPGLHTKTPEEWRLNVRALSVGAAQTAFEEWMRTLARIVQSEEPLPEVLSANTGAGTHKFSQGLANAFASHVEKFAAPFKQSEEKAGFFIATREDVVSWVQSKTAATA